ATATGTTGCCCCTGCATTTCTCAGTCCGAAGGGCATCCTTGTGTAACAATAGAGGCCGTgaggggtgtagaatgttgtgtgttgttgatcttcttctgccaggaaAACCTGTTTATATCCTGAGTAACCGTCCATGAAGgacagttcttcgtatccttccacagCTTCGACCAGTTGGTCGATGCTAGGGAGCGGATAAGTGTCCTTAAGGAAGGCCttgttgaggttggtgaagtcgatgcaaatTCTCACCCCTCCGTTTTTCTTCGgcacgatgaccatgttcgaaaTCCATGTGGGGTATTTCACTTCCTTGATGAATCCTTCTTCTAGCAACTTACGGAGCTCTTTCTCAATGGGTTGATGATATTCCTTGGATattttgcgcaccttctgcctgaAAGGAGCTGTGCCAGGTTTTATACGGAGCTCATGTTGAATTATCtttggatctattcctggcatatctcctaatttccacgCGAAGACATCCGCGTATTCTATGAGTAGCTTGGTTAGGTCTAGTTCTCTTTCCTTGTCCATTAAAGTACCTATCTTGATCATCTTAGGATCTTCCTATgtccctatgttgatttccttagcgGGTTCCAAAGACGTAAACGTAGGATTTGGTTCCTCTAGGAGAGGgacattctttgattgctatttggtaggctccTCAATCGTCTTGGCCGCTGAAGTACTTTCCTTAGCGCATTGAACATCGCCCCCCTTCGTCAGGCTTTTTCCTGAGATTCCTTCGAGGTAAAGATCAATTGTTTTTTCCTTGGCAACTTCTTTGTTCCGGCTTCTACGGGATTTCCGTTGCTCATTTAACTCGTTATTGGGCTGGTTTTGCATAGCTTGGCATTCCCGAGCAGTAACCTGGTCACCCTTGATCTCCATTACCCCTTCGGGTGATGGGAATCTAAGGCATTGATGATAAGTTGATGCTATCCCTTTGAGATTGtgcacccatcttcttccgatgatagCATTGTAGGGTGAAGGAGCGTCTACTATGCTGAAACGGGTGTCTATCTTCATTGGTCCCGCATTTATTTGCAAAACAATGTCCCCCAACGGTTTCGTGGGAGCCCCATTGAATCCATAAATGGTGTAGTACGAAGATATCAGCTGCTCATCGCTTAACTCCATCCGTTTGAACGTATCATAGAACAAGACATTGACTGAACTTCCTCCGTCAATGAGAATTTTCTGGATGTTTCACCCTGCTACGGGCAGTGTGAGGAACAAAGTATCATTGTGATCCTCCATGTCTTCCTCCATATCGTCTGCCTCGAAAGTTATTGGTGCATCCATCCATTGCTTATGCTCGTCTATTTCTACCCCGTCGATTTTGTACAGCTCGCAATAGTCTTCGAACTGTTTTCTCatcctttttccaatctgcgttGTTAGAGACGGTCCCGTGGCTTCCGAACACGAAATGGTGTTCAGAGTTCGATTGCCTTCAGGCAATTGAACTTGCTTGATTCGTTTTGACCTATCATATGCTTCTTCCTTCCTTATACATTGCTTAAGTTCTCCGTTGTCGATAAGCTTTTGGATCATTATCTTCAAGTTCTTGCACTTCTCGGTTTGGTGCCCATTGAAACAGTGGTAATCGCAGTATTCCTTCGATTTTTCAGATCTTGGGGGTTGTTTCCCTTTTGACCATGGCCAATCCAAGTTTTCTTGACCCTTAATTTCTTTTAAGATTCGAGCAtaacttgtatttagatttgtgtaAATCTGATCTTCGAACTTTCGATCATCATTCCGAGggccttctcttcttcctctcttatCTTCGTTTGGGCATTTGATTGAACTTCTCTTCGATCCGCTGGCCTGCTCTGCGGAGTTAGTTCGATGAGATCTTTGAGCCTGTGCCCTTGGATTCTCTCGCTGGATTTCTTCCAACCTAGCGTGTTTCTTGATGATTACCCGAATATATCCTTCAGTCGTGGGCAAACTCCCATGAATTTCGACAAACAAGGGGCTCATCCTATCTAGTCCCTATTTGTAGCAGTTAATGCTGGCCACTGGGTCTACATTACCTATAGCCTGGCATATTTTATGCCATCTATCCGTGTATTCCCTGGTCGTATCCTTGTATCTGGTGGCCAATGAGAATAACTTGTCCATCCCAGCGTggacagccttgttgtacatgtaagttcttaagaacttttcagTGAGTTGCTCATACGAATTGATGGAGTTGGGAggtagattatcaaaccaagatagagacgatcccttcaagcttgaagGGAAATATCTGCAAAGGACCACATCTTCCTGATCCCACCGGGCCAACATAAGGTTATAATACCGAAGGTGggtcgcgggatcactggatccatcGTAGCATTCAAATGCTAGGATCAGACATTTCTTGGGGATTTCAGCTTTGGATAAGCTTGGTACTAGCGGAGTAGTATTAGCTTCTATCATAACTTCTTCTAATCTTCCACCTCCTTGCTTGGTCTTCAGCTgtttgatctctgccatcatctcagtGCGAAGGTCCTCCATCGCACGGTGGTGGTGATCTATTGCTGCGGATTGTCCTGCTCTTCGGTCATTACTATCAAAGTAATCCTAATCTTCAGGGAAATAATCCTGGTCTGAGGATCGGTTTCTCCTGACGTGTCTTCGGTCCAAGGGCTCgggattgtgaacacataaatccctgtttctaacgccatattgtgaacacataaatcacgacgGCATCCATGTGTCCACAAACAATGTTCGTAATCATAAATAAGGGGCTATGCACACAATATGATGGTTATTAATAGCATAGATACGATGACTCATTGACTCAGAGTCTTCggactcgtcattgtctagtcggaATAGAGTTAGATCATTCATCCTATAGGATCACTAAGCAAAACAAAGATAGATTGAAGTAATAAAACATAAATATggtactgaaatgtaaataacacAGAGATGTATGTGGTTCAGAAGTATGGCCTACATTCACGAGGTGTTGAGTTTCATTATATGTTGAAGAGTTACAAATGTAGCCGATTGGCTTTAAGTGAAATACAATGACTGAGGAAATGGAAAACATACTTAATCTTCCTCTCTCTCTCataattctctcttttctatTACAAATCGGtcaccccttctctcttagtggagaagggtatttataggaaaatatgcGGGGTCCCTTGTTAGAGAccgttgaaaccttatcttcttgttctcTGTGTCAATCCCGCTGGTATCTTCGTTCCGAAC
Above is a genomic segment from Papaver somniferum cultivar HN1 chromosome 10, ASM357369v1, whole genome shotgun sequence containing:
- the LOC113316072 gene encoding uncharacterized protein LOC113316072, with the translated sequence MEDLRTEMMAEIKQLKTKQGGGRLEEVMIEANTTPLVPSLSKAEIPKKCLILAFECYDGSSDPATHLRYYNLMLARWDQEDVVLCRYFPSSLKGSSLSWFDNLPPNSINSYEQLTEKFLRTYMYNKAVHAGMDKLFSLATRYKDTTREYTDRWHKICQAIGYIRVIIKKHARLEEIQRENPRAQAQRSHRTNSAEQASGSKRSSIKCPNEDKRGRREGPRNDDRKFEDQIYTNLNTSYARILKEIKGQENLDWPWSKGKQPPRSEKSKEYCDYHCFNGHQTEKCKNLKIMIQKLIDNGELKQCIRKEEAYDRSKRIKQVQLPEGNRTLNTISCSEATGPSLTTQIGKRMRKQFEDYCELYKIDGVEIDEHKQWMDAPITFEADDMEEDMEDHNDTLFLTLPVAG